The sequence TTTCCATGAAAAAATTTGCAATTGTGACTTTGCCACTGCTCTTGGCTGCATGTGTATCTGACGACTACGTTACCAATGTCACTTCAGATAGTTATCAAGAAGAATACAAAACGGCCAAAGTTGAAGCTCCAGTTGTATCTCAATCTGAGCAAACAGGCGTTGTTGAAGAAAACGTTGTCAACGTGATCAGAACTGAACCTGTTGAACAGAAAGTCACTCAAACGACTCAAGCGAAGCCAGTTGCAGTAGTGACAGGCCCAACCAAGAAACAGCAAGACATGAATCAGCGTTTTGGTTACACAGTTCAAGTTGTTGCTGTTGGCAGCCAAAGTAAAGTCGATTCTTTCGTGAAAATGCTACCTACGAGTTCTCAACCAGTTTGGGAAAACTACAAAATGGTTAACGGTACCAAATGGTTCACCGTACTTTACGGTGACTACGCAACGCGCTTAGACGCTAAAAAGGCAATCTCAACACTGCCGAACACTTTCCAAAACTTGAAGCCGTTCGTTAAGAGCATTGATGACATCAAGAACTCTGAATACCCAACGCTTAACAAGTTGAACTAAGTTTTGATTCATTAAGAAGGGGCAAATGCTCCTTCTTTTGTTTTAAGACTCGCTGTTTTGTTTAATAGTTAATCGCTCGATCTTTCGAACGCAATTTTAACAATCAAAACACTGTACCTATCTCGACTTTTGTTTATCATTGAAGTCAGTATTCCTAGTTTCAAGGACCGAATTTACCCATGAACACCACAAACATACTTCTACTTTGCGGCGGTGGATCTTCAGAGCATGAAGTGTCTTTAGTTTCAGCCAATTACCTTTTCGAACAACTCAATAGCGTTGCAGATTTCAACGTTGTGAGAGTTGAAATTAAAAACGAAGGCTGGTGTCTTGATTCAGGTGAATTGGTTTATCTTGATATTAACGATCAAACCCTGCGCGGTGACAATTTAACATCTAAAGTCGATTTCATTGTTCCTTGCATCCACGGTTTCCCAGGTGAAACAGGTGATATTCAATCACTGTTTGAAATGGCTAAAATCCCGTACCTAGGTTGTGGTTCAGAAGCGAGTAACAACAGCTTTAACAAAATCACTTCAAAGCTATGGTACGACGCACTTGGCATTCCAAACACGCCGTACCTGTTCTTATCAGACAACAATGATCAAGCTCATTCACAAGCAACTCAAGCATATGAAAAGTGGGGTAAAGTGTTCGTGAAAGCGGCTCGTCAAGGTTCTTCTGTAGGTTGTTACCAAGTTAACCAAGTAGAAGATTTGAGCGAGGCTATCAACAAGGCGTTCACTTTCTCGGACCAAGTATTGGTTGAGAAATCAGTGGTGCCTAGAGAGCTAGAAGTTGCTGCTTATGAAATCGATGGCGAGCTACATATCAGCAAACCGGGCGAGGTGATTGCACCGAACGGCGCATTTTACTCTTACGAAGAGAAGTACAGTGCAGACAGTCACTCGATCACTGAAGTTGAAGCAAGCAACCTCACTGATGAGCAGCGTGAACTGATTGCAGAAAGCGCTCGAAAAGTGTTTACACAGATGAAGCTCCGCCATTTATCTCGTATCGACTTCTTCTTAACGCAAGACAACGAAATCTATCTGAACGAAGTCAACACCTTCCCAGGTATGACGCCAATCTCCATGTTCCCTAAAATGGTTGAGCATGACGGCCACAAATTCAGCCAGTTCTTAGAGAACTGCGTGAGAACAAGCCTTTCTTAGGTTTCTAACTCGTTTTCGTTCACTTAGAGCTGAACCCAAAAGTGCCTTAAGCTTTCGCCAAGGCACTTTTTGTTTTTAAAGCTAGCCGTTTTTTACGAATCTATCATTTAGCCACAACTTATATCCAAGTAACAATATCCAAGTAATTACGAACCGTTTATTGCCAAGGTATTAGCGCCTTAAACTTCATCTTCTCACTCTCAGCCGCTCCCGTGAAACCCACATATTGGGCTGGCATGGCAGGGCTAAGCCAGCGACCAAAGTCCTGAATCTCTCTAATCTTAAGACCTTGTTTCGACAACTCTTGTGCGGCACCAACACGAATCGAATTTCCAGAGAAATGGTGGTTTTCTGGAAGTTGAAGTAAGTCGCTTGCTCTTCTCAATATTCGGTAAATGGACGAATCATCTAAAGGCTGTAAACCAATATTCTCATGCTTGTCTATCGCACGAAACACAGGCAAATCGTCTTTTGGTCCAGTAAACGAAAGCCAACGTTGAAGTGCAACACTGGCTATTTGTGATAACTGATAAGCTGAATCTTTGACTGTTACTTGGTAATGATCTTCAACGTACTCAACATCGGTCATCGACAACGCCTTAAGTTCTGAGCGCTTTAAAGCACACTCGAACATAACGTTATAAATAGCGATGTCTCTGATCTCTTTCAAGTTTGCTTTATCATGGGAGAGTAACGTATTTAAATCAGTGAGATGCACAGATGTCATAGCATTGGTTTGTTTGGCGTCACCGGCCATTTGAGATTGTAAGTGGAGCAGGGTAAAGCGAACTTGCCTATGCTTGATCGGGTTAGCAAAGCTCAACACAGTATGTAACATACTAAGCGTTGCAGTGTAACGTTTCAAGGATGCGTATTTTCTATCGTTGGACTCCGTCTCAAGAAATCGACGCACAGCGGTTATAGAAGCGGGAAGTGTGTTAATACGATGTTTGGTACAGAACGCATGATAGCGATTCCAATCACTGTAGATACCCAACAGTGAATTGTGAGAGTATTGAAATCCTGTCAATTCATCTATAATTTCAATTGTCGCGTGCCTGTTTAATTTTTCAACAAATGAATTAATTATCACAGAGTCGGTTAAAATAGGGACTTTTTTTCTCAAATTACCGTACCTCAACAGGTTTTTTTACCATATTATGCTTGATATCATTATAAGTATACTTATGATTAATGTAGTGAAAACAAAAAGATGATTAATAGATATGGCTAATTCAATTTACCGAAGCGTCCATCTTCAATCGATAGATGCTAATAACACAGTTTGGCGTGCTAAATTAAAAAACAACGTTATTCAGGGCAACCTAGCTGCCGTAAAAAAGAGTATTGATTGGTGGATTGAAACCGCGTCTATTATTGATCCAAAAGAATTCACGTCATTAAATAAGTCGAGAGGAACTGGTGGCTCGACTGAAAACTTCAACGGCTACCAAATCAAGAATGACACCGGTGAGCCTAATGCGTGGTATTGCATGTTTAACGGTCGCTTAATCAAAGGCGGCAAGATTGCAATCCAGCGTCATATAGAAGCTTACTTACTCGCAAAACAAAAAGCAGAGCAACAAAAGAAGTAATTTATGAGCCTAGTATATTCAACAGAAACAGGTCGTATTAAACCTGAAGAAGAGAAAGTCCAACGTCCTAAAGGCGATGGTATCGTTCGAATCCAAAAAGAAACCAAAGGCCGTAAAGGCAAAGGCGTTTCTGTCGTAACTGGCTTAGACCTAGATGACGCACCATTAAAACTAATGGCAGCAGAACTCAAAAAAGTGTGCGGCTGCGGCGGCTCAGTAAAAGATGGTAACATCGAAATTCAAGGAGATGCTCGTGACAAGATCAAAGCGCACCTTGAAAAGAAAGGCTACAAAGTTAAATTTGCTGGCGGTTAATCTCTAACTAATACCAGGGTTAAAATCGAAGATTATTATCACTGGTTATTAGGTATTTTATGGTAAATAGCCAATATGGTTAAATACACAGTATAAATTAGAGACTATCGACTCAATATAAAGGCAGGGCATCACATAAAGATATCTGCCTTATAATCCCCAAAAACAATTTAACATAACGTACATAATACGCACCGAAGTGCGTGAAATCTGATAAGTTTCAGTACGTTAGTTCTTTCAGATTTTGCGTACACGCGTGTTATAGACGCTTGAAATTCAAAATGTTTCCACATAAATACGATCATTAATTAGTTTTCGTCCTTCCATTTTCCGTTATACCTAGTTTTCGTCACTGTTCTTTTTTCCGGTTTGACGACCCGTTTCATCGAATTCACCGATGGACATCGTGTTTTGTCATCGAAAAAATAATTCGACGGATGTTTGATAACTTGAAGGAGATCACATGCTCACTCCCCGTTTTGCCGATCTATTGAATCGCTACTTCGACGATATTCATGAAGCCGCCGCGTATTTTTACGTGCAACCGATCACGATCAAGCGTTGGCTGTCTGGCGCGGTACCGGTCAATCCACTGGCCGAAAAATTGATGAACATTCACGCCCGTGGCTACTTACCGTTGGATCATCGTTGGAACGGATTTCGTATCAACGTCGACCGCGCCATTCTGATTACCCCCGAAGATCGCGAATTCAATCCCAAGGAATTGCTCAGTTTTGCGTACTGGCGTGACGAGCACCGGCAACTGGTTGAGCGCCACGGCAAAATTGAGTCCCCGAAATACTATCCAGCCAAGGAGCATCCCTTGCCATTTCGTGGTGGTCGACGTATGCCGCCCAAGCCCTGGATCCCGGCCAAATTCAAATAACGGCGCCATTCAGAGCCAAAACCCTCGAGATAAGCTTCTTGACCTTAGGAACGTATAACGTCATGACAACGATAATAGCCAACCCGAACATCTTCATCGCGGGCGATGCCATGTGGACCAGCCAAGTCAGCGGTTTGGCAGTCGACTGTGAGACGCGCAAACACGTTGTGTGTCTCGAGCAAGTGATCTTTTTTTCGGGTGATGAGCACCCTATTATCCTCGCGCAAGCCGTGCTTCTGGCCCTCATTTCTGACGAGGAATACATTCAGTTAGCCCAAGCGCTCGACGAACGCGATGAGATTGGCTTGATTGCCTTAGCTGAAAACACTGGTGCGTTGATAGACATACCCATCGGCAATAATGCGACCACCGGAGAGCTAATGTTTACGGGCTCTGGAGGCTTCCACGCGGCGACGTTCTTTCAAGATCTCAATAATCTGCCTTGCCTATTGCAACGCATAGACACGGCCATGACGATGGCGTTCCACGTTGACGAGCAATCCGGTAACGGGATCCACAAGAAGGTGTGGCCTCAGCGCTACGACAACTTGTGTTATACTGACACCAGTTACCGAGAATACATCGGGGCTAAAATTCAAGAATATCACGAGTTCATCGCCGAATGGGCATCAATGGAGGGCGACAATATGGCAGCGCAACTTCCCCGCTCTACAAACCGCACAGCGCCGGCACCAAACGCGCCCAAAGCGACCCCAGAGCGCATGAAAGAAATACTCGAAGCGTTAAGAACAAATCAGAAGAAACAGACGAAAAAACAAGAAGAAAGCGCCTAAACAAGCGTTTTTTACTAATACGTTTAGTGATTGCTAACAATACATAATATGTAAACAATGCTATAACCTTAATTATTGCACCGTATAAACTCAGAGTGCCTGCAGTCTGAAGCAACTTAGTAGGTTTAATCAGTAAACGATGTCCGTAAGAAATACTTTGTTATCATTAGAGAATTTTCCACACTCAAGGGAAATTAGACTGTCCAACTGTTCTATCGTTTGAGTATGAGCCCAAGAACTAAAACAATAAGCATCATTTATACTTATGAATAATGGGCCAATACAGCCTCCAGAGCCACAAGACCATTCATCCACAATAAGTAAATCACTTTGTTGTGAGCTACTTACTACTACCTCAATTGCTTTTATTGATAACGGGTTAGCCATTGAGCCACCTTCACTCACAGTTTGTTCAAAATACTTCCTATATTCAGTGATAATGTCTTCTTTACTAAAGTAAAGCCTATCGCTGTTTATCAAATATTCGAATCGAGTTTCGGCGTCTACAACTGAAAAGTACAATTGTTCTGCATAGCTTTTTTGATTAGCAGTTTTCCTATTGGCGTTTTGTAAATCTGCTACTTTATCAGAAAGCACTGCAAGACGAGACTCAGCATCACCTAGGAAGCCTTTTGTTCTTTCTAGTTCATCATGCTGCTCAAATCTTGGGTGAACTGTATGAAAGTAAGCAAAAATGACAAATATCAAACTTATCAATGGTACGGAAGCGAAAAAGTAATCACATATCCCCTTTGATGAATCAACCCATTTCAAATTTTATTCTCCATCTTAAAGCAAACGTCTTGTTAAGGTGTGAGGCACGCTATACCAAAGCCTCCATATACCACCCTGACCACTAAAAAAACGCAT is a genomic window of Vibrio crassostreae containing:
- a CDS encoding SPOR domain-containing protein, giving the protein MKKFAIVTLPLLLAACVSDDYVTNVTSDSYQEEYKTAKVEAPVVSQSEQTGVVEENVVNVIRTEPVEQKVTQTTQAKPVAVVTGPTKKQQDMNQRFGYTVQVVAVGSQSKVDSFVKMLPTSSQPVWENYKMVNGTKWFTVLYGDYATRLDAKKAISTLPNTFQNLKPFVKSIDDIKNSEYPTLNKLN
- a CDS encoding D-alanine--D-alanine ligase, which produces MNTTNILLLCGGGSSEHEVSLVSANYLFEQLNSVADFNVVRVEIKNEGWCLDSGELVYLDINDQTLRGDNLTSKVDFIVPCIHGFPGETGDIQSLFEMAKIPYLGCGSEASNNSFNKITSKLWYDALGIPNTPYLFLSDNNDQAHSQATQAYEKWGKVFVKAARQGSSVGCYQVNQVEDLSEAINKAFTFSDQVLVEKSVVPRELEVAAYEIDGELHISKPGEVIAPNGAFYSYEEKYSADSHSITEVEASNLTDEQRELIAESARKVFTQMKLRHLSRIDFFLTQDNEIYLNEVNTFPGMTPISMFPKMVEHDGHKFSQFLENCVRTSLS
- a CDS encoding tyrosine-type recombinase/integrase produces the protein MRKKVPILTDSVIINSFVEKLNRHATIEIIDELTGFQYSHNSLLGIYSDWNRYHAFCTKHRINTLPASITAVRRFLETESNDRKYASLKRYTATLSMLHTVLSFANPIKHRQVRFTLLHLQSQMAGDAKQTNAMTSVHLTDLNTLLSHDKANLKEIRDIAIYNVMFECALKRSELKALSMTDVEYVEDHYQVTVKDSAYQLSQIASVALQRWLSFTGPKDDLPVFRAIDKHENIGLQPLDDSSIYRILRRASDLLQLPENHHFSGNSIRVGAAQELSKQGLKIREIQDFGRWLSPAMPAQYVGFTGAAESEKMKFKALIPWQ
- a CDS encoding DUF3319 domain-containing protein encodes the protein MANSIYRSVHLQSIDANNTVWRAKLKNNVIQGNLAAVKKSIDWWIETASIIDPKEFTSLNKSRGTGGSTENFNGYQIKNDTGEPNAWYCMFNGRLIKGGKIAIQRHIEAYLLAKQKAEQQKK
- the yciH gene encoding stress response translation initiation inhibitor YciH, with product MSLVYSTETGRIKPEEEKVQRPKGDGIVRIQKETKGRKGKGVSVVTGLDLDDAPLKLMAAELKKVCGCGGSVKDGNIEIQGDARDKIKAHLEKKGYKVKFAGG
- a CDS encoding phage protein, coding for MLTPRFADLLNRYFDDIHEAAAYFYVQPITIKRWLSGAVPVNPLAEKLMNIHARGYLPLDHRWNGFRINVDRAILITPEDREFNPKELLSFAYWRDEHRQLVERHGKIESPKYYPAKEHPLPFRGGRRMPPKPWIPAKFK